TGAAGGGAGTTTCACATAGGaatgatgatattatatgattgaCTCCCAAAGATCTCAGCAGAAAATGAGACAATGCCAGCTTTCAACATTGTGACACACATATAtacttgtgtatatatatatatatatcatctttGTTTAATTTGGTTGATCTGACTCTTTGCTGCCATTATTATGTGAGAGTGTTTAATTTATGAGAATGTCAGTGTTGCAATTAATCTTTCTCTTTTGTTTATCTTCATTTGAACAAAGAATTATAAtaatcatcttcttcctcttgtTGTCTTTTTTTTGTGTATGTTAAAGTATGTAGCTTCCTTTTATTGCAGCAAACATTATTCCTTTTCCTAAATTATTTTTAGTACTTTTTTTGTTTAAGAATTCTGATTAATAGATTTGTTGACTTCTTATATGCATAATCATATGCATTATTCACTCAAAGCCCATATCAACTATACTGATCTTCACTTAGCTACTtttatatgcacatatatacatatatgtatgtgtgtgtacTCATGTATCTATGATATAAATTCTTGACTATAAACTTCTCAACAAACACACAGCCAAAGAGAAACAGaataggaagaaaaaaaaaggcaAGTTAGTTACTTGCTTCCAAGTCTAATCCAATGAGCGCTTAATTTCAAACTCAAAGAACCACCAGAGTTAACCCAGCAGAACTCACTAAAACTAAGGCTTGTTCTTAAAGTGTATCAGAAAAGTAACATGTACAAATGAATCACAATGCGGTTCAATACAAGCTAGAGTCTTGTATAACCGAAATAACTGCCTGAAATGCATGTGACACCAATAAACGACATAAACCATGTATATGTATGTTACTTATAATAATTGAATGCATTTTGAAAGCTTTTGTAAACATTAATTACTCTCAACTCTCAACTCTCAGCTGGTACATGTGCATTTTgaactacatatatatatatatgtgttgtattcttctctttttctcttctctCACAATATGTGATCTACTAAGGTCAATTATTTATACAAGACAAATTTGAGAATGAGTTGCCAGGAGTGGACAGTAGCAGACCCAAAACTTGAGCCACCAATGGTGGTGTGGTGATCAACACTGTTCTACCAATCACTTCATATGACTGATTTGATGAGTTCTTATGCATTATTCACTTAAGCCCTTAGATGGAACTAGTTCTATACATGTATGATCTTTCTTTTTTTAGATGTTACTGAAGAAGTTGGTAATCACAATTCACAAAACCTAACTTACCAAGAATAAAATTTAGGGTATATTGCAGCATTAATAATATCAAATAGTAGTTGTTCTAAATTATTTCTTCTTGGTTTTTTATGTTATAAACTATTATCTATTTCTCTCGTATTCACAATATGTGAGTACTAAAACAGATATGAGATCCACCAATGATGCTAGTCTGTCCAATGATTTTGATCATTATCAAAGTACTTAACACTTACTCTTACTATTGAGTCAGTTATTGATTTAATATGTGTTATTCTCTTTTATGCATAACATTTGACTTGTATGTCAGTATGTTTATATGACAAATCCTCTGTTCTCTGGTTTAGAATTTATACAAaaatgtgacaaatcacattgaAAATGCAACAAAGCAAAGGCGAATACCAGAAGAAGAAAGGttaattaaaaataaaggttTCTGATCTCAATGACCATGTCACCATTAATCAATCAAGTTCAAGTATGTGATTCACTTTTAAGGTTGAATTATATGATTTGGATTGTAATGGTGGCACTTTGTATATCAAATATTTTATATAACTAATTAATCAACCAAGCCAATGTACTTAACAAATTGAGAATTGTGTAATATAATTTTTAATGGTTCACATCCTTTTGTCTAAACAGTTGATATGTTTTTAAGTCATCAAGGTGTCATTTTTTTTCAGACCAAGTCttcaagtttatatatatatatatatacttattgtTCAACTAAATTACCTCTGTTTTGGTAGCAATGTTattctttttccttttaattagtATTTCATTATTACAGATCCAGTCAATTCTTCTAGGACAAGTTTATTGATGAGCCTCAAAGATTTTCAGCAACTTGGTTTGATTTGATATTTCTCTTTTTGGTtgccataataataataataatagtcaaaATCATCTTTACTATATATGTATGTAGATTCTATTAAATTGGAAATAAAACTTAATATACAAAAATAGCTAAACTACTGATCGCACCCCCCAAGATGTTATACTCTATTCTTTATAATGCATCACCAAAACACACATTTATTTGTTTTACCTCTAATTTTCACATTACACCATATATCAActtatttgtattttctttacatcatataaataatatatctttgtatattttttattaactgaaataagaaaaaaataagagaaaaataagGAAAAGAATGAAAAAGTGCACTTCTAAGTTTAGCAAATAATAGTATAATAAGGATCCTTATTCAAAACACAGATTTCAAAGAATTACCAACTTTAATTTGTGTGTTGTACAATTTGGAATCACTATTGACTATAAACTTGTCAACAAACACACAAAGCCAAAGAGAAACAGaataggaagaaaaaaaaaaaaggcaaggGAGTTACTTGCTTCCAAGTCTAATATAATAAGAAGATCAAGTGTACACCCTCAAACACTCTCCAAAGAACACAATGAGCACTCAATTTCAAACTCAAAGAACCACCAGAGTTAACCCAACAGAACTAAGGCTTGTTCTTAAAGTGTATCAGAAAACTAAGGCTTGTTCTTAAAGTGTATCAGAAAAGTAACATGTACAAATGAATCACAAAGCGGTTCAATACAAGCTACAGTCTTGTATAACCGAAATAACTGCCTGAAATGTATGTGACACCAATAAACGACATAAACCATGTATATGTATGTTACTTATAATAATTGAATGCATTTTGAAAGCTTTTGTGAACATTAATTACTCTCAACTCTCAGCTGGTATGTGTATGTGTTCTCATGTACTAAAGCCAAGTATAATATGAGATCCACCAATGATGCTAGTCTGTCCAATGATTTTGATCATTATCAAAGTACTTAACACTTACTCTTACTATTGAGTCAGTTattgatttaatgtgttattCTCTTTTATGCATAGCATTTGACTTGTATGTCAGTTTGTTTATATGACAAATCCTGTTCTCTGGTTTAGAATTTATACAAAAATGTGACGAATCACATTGAAAATGCAACAAAGCAAAGTCGAATACCAGAAGAAGAAAGGttaattaaaaataaaggttTCTGATCTCAATGACCATGTCACCATTAATCAATCAAGTTCAAGTATGTGAATCACTTTTAAGGTTGAATTCGATGATTTGGATGGTAATGGTGGCACTTTGTATATCAAATATTTTATATAACTTAACAAATTGAGAATTGTGTAATATAATTTGTAATGGTTCACATCCTTTTGTCTAAACAGTTGATATGTTTTTAAGTCATCAAGGTGTCATTTTTTCTCAGACCAAGTCttcaagtttatatatatatacttattgaAATACCTCTGTTTTGGTAGCAATGtttcttttccttttaattagTATTTCATTATTACAGATCCAGTCAATTCTTCTGGGGCAAGTTCATTGATGAGCCTCAAAGATTTTCAGCAGCTTGGTTTAATTTGATATTTCTCTTTTTGGTTGCCATAATAATAGTCAAAATCATATTtactatatatgtatagattttATCAAATtggaaataaaattaatatacaaAAATAGCTAAAGTACTGATCGCACCTCCAAGATGTTATACTCTATTCTTTATAATACGTCACCAAAACACACATTTATCTGTTTTACTTCTAATTTTTACATTACACCATGTATCAacttatttgtattttatttacatcatataaatattatatctttaaatattttttattaattgaaataagaaaaaaaaaataagagaaaaataagGAAAGGAATAAAAAAGTGCACTTCTTAGTTTAGGATGAACTTATGGTTCACTTTGTTTTCAAATCAAAATCTTGACTTTCTGAGTCATGAGTTATTGGTTTAATATGTGTTATTCTCAATATGCATACATAGTAAAGTTATGAAAACATAAAGGTATTTCTCAAAGTCGTCAAGTAAAAGATTTGCAATATATAATATGACCAAAGTTTTATATGactttaataataattaaaatataatggtATGATATGGTAATATACTAAAGTGTATTTTGGTTGGAAGTCTTTTGATTCTGTCTTCTTCCTTTGTTGTCTTGCCTTATCTTTTCTCTGCTAATTAACAACAAATTTTGGGTTGGAAATTTTTGGACTCTAATTAACACTATTATCTCTTATTTATGAGGTTGGAAATTAATATTGTATTTTCTTCGTTATATCTaacatattattattatctttGATTAAGATACTATTGGATCACCTAATTCTACACCACTTTAAAAGTAAGAATTTTAAAGGCTTGCTGCTGATAATAACATTTTTGATATGGTAGAAGAGTCTTTGGAATGAAAAATTGAATAGACTAATTAAACATCTCAAAGTCTTCCaataaaacaaatatatatatatatatagcatgaTCACTTGAATAATTGATCATCAAAACTTATTCTTTGGGTTTGGAAATCTTGTTTCTTCTCCATCTTATCTTTAGTGATGCTAGATTTTCAATATTACAATTGTTTGTATCAATAATGTTATGGTCGAAGACATGACTTTTCATTAAAGACTTTTAAAAAAAGTTATCCATTCAACTTCACTACTACTGAGTTTTATTggcttcatttttttttaatgaaaaatactaAATAATAAAGCTAAAGGAGTAATACCAAACTATAAAGTATTTTAGATCACTTTATCGGTCCCACAGTTTATTTGACTAAATATATTAAAATAGACACTATTTTTTCTCCTTTTATTAATTAGCACCATTGAAAAAACTATAATAAGAAATAATTTTAATAGTGGATGATGTTGGTAATTATATAACaaactttatataaatatatatataatggggATCACATTGTACAGATTTTGTCCCTATCTATTCGGCTTTCAGTAATCTAGGGACTACATGGCTTCTATAAGAGATTTATAGAAGCTATTAAAGATTGGGTCGTTAACAAATGCGCCTCAAGGATTCTCATCCCATTAAAGATGGATTGTCGAGCATATAAAAACATCGCTACCCAAATTAAAAGAATCAAAACAATAATGCAAAAAGTAGGCCACACCTGAATTAATATATTATACGTGTCTCATGTATATCTCTTCTGTATAATACAaaaaattttattgtttttaacggttttttatttttttaatgttaactttaaccgaatatttttatatttaatcgaatatttttatatttaacggtagtttgtaaacacttaaacttaaataaaataaaataaataattaaaaaaattaaaatatgatatttttgagatattttagaatgataattatttaaaaataataaatatttaaacaaattaaaataagatatgtttgagatattttacaaagataattatttaaaaataataaaatcatatgttttataacttaaataaaatttaattaaacttaaactcacttattagaataatatcatattaaacatataatataatctactgtgaatttgtaacaaattgttttttttttaaaactagcaaggaacttaaatttaaaatctacgtataatatttaatattacattaaatatataatatataatctattattgtcactctcaaattaaaaaactagaacaaacataaacataaacaaaaataaataaattatttaattaaaataatatatttatttgaagtttatttgatattaatataaatttaataaaaataattaataaattttataaataaaactaagcaaacgtacatgttgcttgtatctagtatatatatgtatatataaataattgATCTTATTATTGTGttttgaattttcatatataatatattgtATGGTGCAGAATTGAAGTTCTGAAGGCTTCTATATGTGCAACTTTTCTTGGCAACTTCTAGGAAATATCACAAATTAATTGGCAGTCTtcaaaaagagaaattatgagtTAGTCAATGGAGAAAAGTCTCTAGTCAGTAGGCTCTCGTTCATTTATTAATCCATAGACTATTTAAGTGTGTTGGACCCATGAATAAGACTTAATTAGTTCATTTTAAAGTGACGAAGTTATTTTCAATGGGGgcttggtaattttttttttttaaattgattggttttattgattattttatgttttttaatgaataataattaaatattggaATGTGTTAGATCAATTGTTGAGTAGACCTTATCTTTTTTACTCAATTCATGGGTTTGAAACTCAAGGTTACTTTTGTCAGGCTCGAACGCGTGAGCTAGTAGAAGAGTCAAAGTCAGAATTACCACTACCCAACCCAGTTTTAAAACTTTACACTATGATTACGTTGGATTGGTCGTTTGCTAATGCGATAAGGGTGAGATTTTCCCCTGTTTAGAGGAGTTTAAATTAGAAAGATGTCAAAAGGTAAATATGGCATTACCTGTTTGCAATTTTCCATCTTTGAAATGTATTGACATTACATCTTGCAATGAATTGGTGACTGTATTTCCAGCAAGTGCACATGTTGACTCTACATACCCTCGCCTTAAAAAGTTGTTCATAAGGGGATGTCCAAGGGTTGAGTCATTTTCAGAAATGGGATTATTGCCCATTACTTTGAAAACTCTGTCCATTGAGTCATGCGATATGCTCATTGAAAATCGCATGAGATGGAATTTACAAAGAAACTCTTCACTGAAACAGTTAGAAATTATAGAATGTGGTGGAGTGGTAGATTCTTTTCCAGAGGAGTGGTTGCTTCCACCAACTTTAAGAATTCTCTCAATCAAATTTTGTTCGAACCTTAAAGTTCTAAATGGAAAAAGCTTTCAGCACCTAACCTCTCTTCAAGAATTGAATCTTCATTACTTGGAAAAATTAGAGTGCTTACCAAATGAAGGACTGCCCCAGACTCTTACTTCTCTGG
The Humulus lupulus chromosome 6, drHumLupu1.1, whole genome shotgun sequence DNA segment above includes these coding regions:
- the LOC133783292 gene encoding putative disease resistance protein At3g14460 encodes the protein MALPVCNFPSLKCIDITSCNELVTVFPASAHVDSTYPRLKKLFIRGCPRVESFSEMGLLPITLKTLSIESCDMLIENRMRWNLQRNSSLKQLEIIECGGVVDSFPEEWLLPPTLRILSIKFCSNLKVLNGKSFQHLTSLQELNLHYLEKLECLPNEGLPQTLTSLDIDGCALLISQKGVW